The following coding sequences are from one Felis catus isolate Fca126 chromosome F1 unlocalized genomic scaffold, F.catus_Fca126_mat1.0 chrF1_random_Un_scaffold_34, whole genome shotgun sequence window:
- the LOC123383644 gene encoding uncharacterized protein LOC123383644 isoform X9, which yields MASARARDGVRGCSRRQHLPAGASRTGQPSPPSPPPLLPALLRPGWRWSLKWGERLQQTPASARRGLKGRAAIAAAAAAAVACATENRLEMGLAFAPLSSHTPLPGGPPTLCVPGCSLAARAWTAGKCGGGGLRGGCGPSTGSGCPRCPVLAPDSAGARDGVRGLSRRQYLPAGASRAAQPSPTLPLLPPLLRPGWRWMGEWRLCLVKDHPSFASRLQHPFIVQRGSLLWAGQSTTSLSSVCLLWRVPLGREFPIL from the exons ATGG CCTCTGCCCGAGCCCGAGATGGGGTCAGAGGCTGCAGCAGACGCCAGCATCTCCCCGCCGGGGCCTCGAGGACCGGGCAGCCATCGCCGCCATCGCCGCCGCCGCTGTTGCCTGCGCTGCTGAGACCAGGCTGGAGATGG agcctgaaatggggtgAGAGGCTGCAGCAGACGCCAGCATCTGCCCGCCGGGGCCTCAAGGGCCGCGCAGCcatcgccgccgccgccgccgctgctgttGCCTGCGCTACTGAGAACAGGCTGGAGATGG GCCTCGCCTTCGCACCCCTCTCATCCCACACGCCCCTCCCGGGGGGACCGCCCACGCTCTGCGTCCCAGGGTGCAGCCTGGCAGCCCGTGCCTGGACCGCGGGAAAGTGTGGAGGTGGGGGCCTGAGAGGGGGATGTGGGCCGAGCACTGGGTCCGGATGCCCTCGATGCCCTGTGCTCGCCCCAGACTCTGCAGGAGCTCGAGATGGGGTGAGAGGCCTTAGCAGACGCCAGTATCTCCCCGCTGGGGCCTCGAGGGCTGCGCAGCCATCACCGACGCTGCCGCTGTTGCCTCCGCTGCTGAGACCAGGCTGGAGATGG ATGGGGGAATGGAGGCTCTGTCTTGTTAAGGACCACCCATCCTTTGCCTCTCGGCTTCAGCATCCGTTCATTGTTCAGAGAGGCTCCTTGCTGTGGGCTGGGCAGAGCAccacttctctttcttcagtgTGTTTGCTGTGGCGTGTTCCACTAGGCCGTGAGTTCCCTATCCTATAG
- the LOC123383644 gene encoding translation initiation factor IF-2-like isoform X1 — MPGRLLGSHSHAQAQLGTVNGREGAPVGGGAGSGAGEPGGSQHLCSPRSGLPLAPLSPHTPLPGGPFRAPRPRVQPGGRACTVGRGGGGAGTRGYGPGAGPRCPRCRAHASASARARDGVRGCSRRQHLPAGASRTGQPSPPSPPPLLPALLRPGWRWSLKWGERLQQTPASARRGLKGRAAIAAAAAAAVACATENRLEMGLAFAPLSSHTPLPGGPPTLCVPGCSLAARAWTAGKCGGGGLRGGCGPSTGSGCPRCPVLAPDSAGARDGVRGLSRRQYLPAGASRAAQPSPTLPLLPPLLRPGWRWMGEWRLCLVKDHPSFASRLQHPFIVQRGSLLWAGQSTTSLSSVCLLWRVPLGREFPIL; from the exons ATGCCAGGGAGACTATTGGGCTCCCACTCCCACGCCCAGGCCCAGCTGGGCACTGTGAACGGACGGGAGGGGGctccggtggggggtggggcggggtccGGAGCCGGGGAGCCTGGCGGGAGCCAGCACCTATGCTCGCCGCGTTCCGGCCTGCCTTTGGCACCCCTCTCACCCCACACGCCCCTCCCGGGGGGCCCTTTCCGCGCGCCGCGTCCCAGGGTGCAGCCTGGCGGCCGTGCCTGCACCGTgggaaggggtggaggtggggccgGGACGCGGGGCTATGGGCCGGGCGCGGGGCCGCGTTGCCCGCGATGCCGGGCGCATGCCTCAGCCTCTGCCCGAGCCCGAGATGGGGTCAGAGGCTGCAGCAGACGCCAGCATCTCCCCGCCGGGGCCTCGAGGACCGGGCAGCCATCGCCGCCATCGCCGCCGCCGCTGTTGCCTGCGCTGCTGAGACCAGGCTGGAGATGG agcctgaaatggggtgAGAGGCTGCAGCAGACGCCAGCATCTGCCCGCCGGGGCCTCAAGGGCCGCGCAGCcatcgccgccgccgccgccgctgctgttGCCTGCGCTACTGAGAACAGGCTGGAGATGG GCCTCGCCTTCGCACCCCTCTCATCCCACACGCCCCTCCCGGGGGGACCGCCCACGCTCTGCGTCCCAGGGTGCAGCCTGGCAGCCCGTGCCTGGACCGCGGGAAAGTGTGGAGGTGGGGGCCTGAGAGGGGGATGTGGGCCGAGCACTGGGTCCGGATGCCCTCGATGCCCTGTGCTCGCCCCAGACTCTGCAGGAGCTCGAGATGGGGTGAGAGGCCTTAGCAGACGCCAGTATCTCCCCGCTGGGGCCTCGAGGGCTGCGCAGCCATCACCGACGCTGCCGCTGTTGCCTCCGCTGCTGAGACCAGGCTGGAGATGG ATGGGGGAATGGAGGCTCTGTCTTGTTAAGGACCACCCATCCTTTGCCTCTCGGCTTCAGCATCCGTTCATTGTTCAGAGAGGCTCCTTGCTGTGGGCTGGGCAGAGCAccacttctctttcttcagtgTGTTTGCTGTGGCGTGTTCCACTAGGCCGTGAGTTCCCTATCCTATAG
- the LOC123383644 gene encoding translation initiation factor IF-2-like isoform X2 produces the protein MPGRLLGSHSHAQAQLGTVNGREGAPVGGGAGSGAGEPGGSQHLCSPRSGLPLAPLSPHTPLPGGPFRAPRPRVQPGGRACTVGRGGGGAGTRGYGPGAGPRCPRCRAHASASARARDGVRGCSRRQHLPAGASRTGQPSPPSPPPLLPALLRPGWRWSLKWGERLQQTPASARRGLKGRAAIAAAAAAAVACATENRLEMGLAFAPLSSHTPLPGGPPTLCVPGCSLAARAWTAGKCGGGGLRGGCGPSTGSGCPRCPVLAPDSAGARDGVRGLSRRQYLPAGASRAAQPSPTLPLLPPLLRPGWRWAPDAAVSFWKQVPAGHRPPQSLCNTLDRSIVAPLLLTRAWHTAWGNHGG, from the exons ATGCCAGGGAGACTATTGGGCTCCCACTCCCACGCCCAGGCCCAGCTGGGCACTGTGAACGGACGGGAGGGGGctccggtggggggtggggcggggtccGGAGCCGGGGAGCCTGGCGGGAGCCAGCACCTATGCTCGCCGCGTTCCGGCCTGCCTTTGGCACCCCTCTCACCCCACACGCCCCTCCCGGGGGGCCCTTTCCGCGCGCCGCGTCCCAGGGTGCAGCCTGGCGGCCGTGCCTGCACCGTgggaaggggtggaggtggggccgGGACGCGGGGCTATGGGCCGGGCGCGGGGCCGCGTTGCCCGCGATGCCGGGCGCATGCCTCAGCCTCTGCCCGAGCCCGAGATGGGGTCAGAGGCTGCAGCAGACGCCAGCATCTCCCCGCCGGGGCCTCGAGGACCGGGCAGCCATCGCCGCCATCGCCGCCGCCGCTGTTGCCTGCGCTGCTGAGACCAGGCTGGAGATGG agcctgaaatggggtgAGAGGCTGCAGCAGACGCCAGCATCTGCCCGCCGGGGCCTCAAGGGCCGCGCAGCcatcgccgccgccgccgccgctgctgttGCCTGCGCTACTGAGAACAGGCTGGAGATGG GCCTCGCCTTCGCACCCCTCTCATCCCACACGCCCCTCCCGGGGGGACCGCCCACGCTCTGCGTCCCAGGGTGCAGCCTGGCAGCCCGTGCCTGGACCGCGGGAAAGTGTGGAGGTGGGGGCCTGAGAGGGGGATGTGGGCCGAGCACTGGGTCCGGATGCCCTCGATGCCCTGTGCTCGCCCCAGACTCTGCAGGAGCTCGAGATGGGGTGAGAGGCCTTAGCAGACGCCAGTATCTCCCCGCTGGGGCCTCGAGGGCTGCGCAGCCATCACCGACGCTGCCGCTGTTGCCTCCGCTGCTGAGACCAGGCTGGAGATGG GCACCTGATGCTGctgtttccttctggaaacaGGTCCCAGCTGGCCACAGACCCCCACAGAGCTTGTGTAATACTCTGGACCGGTCGATCGTGGCCCCACTCTTGCTAACCCGGGCCTGGCACACAGCCTGGGGGAATCATGGTGGGTGA
- the LOC123383644 gene encoding translation initiation factor IF-2-like isoform X3, with translation MPGRLLGSHSHAQAQLGTVNGREGAPVGGGAGSGAGEPGGSQHLCSPRSGLPLAPLSPHTPLPGGPFRAPRPRVQPGGRACTVGRGGGGAGTRGYGPGAGPRCPRCRAHASASARARDGVRGCSRRQHLPAGASRTGQPSPPSPPPLLPALLRPGWRWSLKWGERLQQTPASARRGLKGRAAIAAAAAAAVACATENRLEMGLAFAPLSSHTPLPGGPPTLCVPGCSLAARAWTAGKCGDSAGARDGVRGLSRRQYLPAGASRAAQPSPTLPLLPPLLRPGWRWMGEWRLCLVKDHPSFASRLQHPFIVQRGSLLWAGQSTTSLSSVCLLWRVPLGREFPIL, from the exons ATGCCAGGGAGACTATTGGGCTCCCACTCCCACGCCCAGGCCCAGCTGGGCACTGTGAACGGACGGGAGGGGGctccggtggggggtggggcggggtccGGAGCCGGGGAGCCTGGCGGGAGCCAGCACCTATGCTCGCCGCGTTCCGGCCTGCCTTTGGCACCCCTCTCACCCCACACGCCCCTCCCGGGGGGCCCTTTCCGCGCGCCGCGTCCCAGGGTGCAGCCTGGCGGCCGTGCCTGCACCGTgggaaggggtggaggtggggccgGGACGCGGGGCTATGGGCCGGGCGCGGGGCCGCGTTGCCCGCGATGCCGGGCGCATGCCTCAGCCTCTGCCCGAGCCCGAGATGGGGTCAGAGGCTGCAGCAGACGCCAGCATCTCCCCGCCGGGGCCTCGAGGACCGGGCAGCCATCGCCGCCATCGCCGCCGCCGCTGTTGCCTGCGCTGCTGAGACCAGGCTGGAGATGG agcctgaaatggggtgAGAGGCTGCAGCAGACGCCAGCATCTGCCCGCCGGGGCCTCAAGGGCCGCGCAGCcatcgccgccgccgccgccgctgctgttGCCTGCGCTACTGAGAACAGGCTGGAGATGG GCCTCGCCTTCGCACCCCTCTCATCCCACACGCCCCTCCCGGGGGGACCGCCCACGCTCTGCGTCCCAGGGTGCAGCCTGGCAGCCCGTGCCTGGACCGCGGGAAAGTGTGGAG ACTCTGCAGGAGCTCGAGATGGGGTGAGAGGCCTTAGCAGACGCCAGTATCTCCCCGCTGGGGCCTCGAGGGCTGCGCAGCCATCACCGACGCTGCCGCTGTTGCCTCCGCTGCTGAGACCAGGCTGGAGATGG ATGGGGGAATGGAGGCTCTGTCTTGTTAAGGACCACCCATCCTTTGCCTCTCGGCTTCAGCATCCGTTCATTGTTCAGAGAGGCTCCTTGCTGTGGGCTGGGCAGAGCAccacttctctttcttcagtgTGTTTGCTGTGGCGTGTTCCACTAGGCCGTGAGTTCCCTATCCTATAG
- the LOC123383644 gene encoding SKI family transcriptional corepressor 1-like isoform X7: MPGRLLGSHSHAQAQLGTVNGREGAPVGGGAGSGAGEPGGSQHLCSPRSGLPLAPLSPHTPLPGGPFRAPRPRVQPGGRACTVGRGGGGAGTRGYGPGAGPRCPRCRAHASASARARDGVRGCSRRQHLPAGASRTGQPSPPSPPPLLPALLRPGWRWSLKWGERLQQTPASARRGLKGRAAIAAAAAAAVACATENRLEMGARDGVRGLSRRQYLPAGASRAAQPSPTLPLLPPLLRPGWRWMGEWRLCLVKDHPSFASRLQHPFIVQRGSLLWAGQSTTSLSSVCLLWRVPLGREFPIL, from the exons ATGCCAGGGAGACTATTGGGCTCCCACTCCCACGCCCAGGCCCAGCTGGGCACTGTGAACGGACGGGAGGGGGctccggtggggggtggggcggggtccGGAGCCGGGGAGCCTGGCGGGAGCCAGCACCTATGCTCGCCGCGTTCCGGCCTGCCTTTGGCACCCCTCTCACCCCACACGCCCCTCCCGGGGGGCCCTTTCCGCGCGCCGCGTCCCAGGGTGCAGCCTGGCGGCCGTGCCTGCACCGTgggaaggggtggaggtggggccgGGACGCGGGGCTATGGGCCGGGCGCGGGGCCGCGTTGCCCGCGATGCCGGGCGCATGCCTCAGCCTCTGCCCGAGCCCGAGATGGGGTCAGAGGCTGCAGCAGACGCCAGCATCTCCCCGCCGGGGCCTCGAGGACCGGGCAGCCATCGCCGCCATCGCCGCCGCCGCTGTTGCCTGCGCTGCTGAGACCAGGCTGGAGATGG agcctgaaatggggtgAGAGGCTGCAGCAGACGCCAGCATCTGCCCGCCGGGGCCTCAAGGGCCGCGCAGCcatcgccgccgccgccgccgctgctgttGCCTGCGCTACTGAGAACAGGCTGGAGATGG GAGCTCGAGATGGGGTGAGAGGCCTTAGCAGACGCCAGTATCTCCCCGCTGGGGCCTCGAGGGCTGCGCAGCCATCACCGACGCTGCCGCTGTTGCCTCCGCTGCTGAGACCAGGCTGGAGATGG ATGGGGGAATGGAGGCTCTGTCTTGTTAAGGACCACCCATCCTTTGCCTCTCGGCTTCAGCATCCGTTCATTGTTCAGAGAGGCTCCTTGCTGTGGGCTGGGCAGAGCAccacttctctttcttcagtgTGTTTGCTGTGGCGTGTTCCACTAGGCCGTGAGTTCCCTATCCTATAG
- the LOC123383644 gene encoding SKI family transcriptional corepressor 1-like isoform X6: protein MPGRLLGSHSHAQAQLGTVNGREGAPVGGGAGSGAGEPGGSQHLCSPRSGLPLAPLSPHTPLPGGPFRAPRPRVQPGGRACTVGRGGGGAGTRGYGPGAGPRCPRCRAHASASARARDGVRGCSRRQHLPAGASRTGQPSPPSPPPLLPALLRPGWRWSLKWGERLQQTPASARRGLKGRAAIAAAAAAAVACATENRLEMDSAGARDGVRGLSRRQYLPAGASRAAQPSPTLPLLPPLLRPGWRWMGEWRLCLVKDHPSFASRLQHPFIVQRGSLLWAGQSTTSLSSVCLLWRVPLGREFPIL from the exons ATGCCAGGGAGACTATTGGGCTCCCACTCCCACGCCCAGGCCCAGCTGGGCACTGTGAACGGACGGGAGGGGGctccggtggggggtggggcggggtccGGAGCCGGGGAGCCTGGCGGGAGCCAGCACCTATGCTCGCCGCGTTCCGGCCTGCCTTTGGCACCCCTCTCACCCCACACGCCCCTCCCGGGGGGCCCTTTCCGCGCGCCGCGTCCCAGGGTGCAGCCTGGCGGCCGTGCCTGCACCGTgggaaggggtggaggtggggccgGGACGCGGGGCTATGGGCCGGGCGCGGGGCCGCGTTGCCCGCGATGCCGGGCGCATGCCTCAGCCTCTGCCCGAGCCCGAGATGGGGTCAGAGGCTGCAGCAGACGCCAGCATCTCCCCGCCGGGGCCTCGAGGACCGGGCAGCCATCGCCGCCATCGCCGCCGCCGCTGTTGCCTGCGCTGCTGAGACCAGGCTGGAGATGG agcctgaaatggggtgAGAGGCTGCAGCAGACGCCAGCATCTGCCCGCCGGGGCCTCAAGGGCCGCGCAGCcatcgccgccgccgccgccgctgctgttGCCTGCGCTACTGAGAACAGGCTGGAGATGG ACTCTGCAGGAGCTCGAGATGGGGTGAGAGGCCTTAGCAGACGCCAGTATCTCCCCGCTGGGGCCTCGAGGGCTGCGCAGCCATCACCGACGCTGCCGCTGTTGCCTCCGCTGCTGAGACCAGGCTGGAGATGG ATGGGGGAATGGAGGCTCTGTCTTGTTAAGGACCACCCATCCTTTGCCTCTCGGCTTCAGCATCCGTTCATTGTTCAGAGAGGCTCCTTGCTGTGGGCTGGGCAGAGCAccacttctctttcttcagtgTGTTTGCTGTGGCGTGTTCCACTAGGCCGTGAGTTCCCTATCCTATAG
- the LOC123383644 gene encoding translation initiation factor IF-2-like isoform X4: protein MPGRLLGSHSHAQAQLGTVNGREGAPVGGGAGSGAGEPGGSQHLCSPRSGLPLAPLSPHTPLPGGPFRAPRPRVQPGGRACTVGRGGGGAGTRGYGPGAGPRCPRCRAHASASARARDGVRGCSRRQHLPAGASRTGQPSPPSPPPLLPALLRPGWRWSLKWGERLQQTPASARRGLKGRAAIAAAAAAAVACATENRLEMGLAFAPLSSHTPLPGGPPTLCVPGCSLAARAWTAGKCGGARDGVRGLSRRQYLPAGASRAAQPSPTLPLLPPLLRPGWRWMGEWRLCLVKDHPSFASRLQHPFIVQRGSLLWAGQSTTSLSSVCLLWRVPLGREFPIL from the exons ATGCCAGGGAGACTATTGGGCTCCCACTCCCACGCCCAGGCCCAGCTGGGCACTGTGAACGGACGGGAGGGGGctccggtggggggtggggcggggtccGGAGCCGGGGAGCCTGGCGGGAGCCAGCACCTATGCTCGCCGCGTTCCGGCCTGCCTTTGGCACCCCTCTCACCCCACACGCCCCTCCCGGGGGGCCCTTTCCGCGCGCCGCGTCCCAGGGTGCAGCCTGGCGGCCGTGCCTGCACCGTgggaaggggtggaggtggggccgGGACGCGGGGCTATGGGCCGGGCGCGGGGCCGCGTTGCCCGCGATGCCGGGCGCATGCCTCAGCCTCTGCCCGAGCCCGAGATGGGGTCAGAGGCTGCAGCAGACGCCAGCATCTCCCCGCCGGGGCCTCGAGGACCGGGCAGCCATCGCCGCCATCGCCGCCGCCGCTGTTGCCTGCGCTGCTGAGACCAGGCTGGAGATGG agcctgaaatggggtgAGAGGCTGCAGCAGACGCCAGCATCTGCCCGCCGGGGCCTCAAGGGCCGCGCAGCcatcgccgccgccgccgccgctgctgttGCCTGCGCTACTGAGAACAGGCTGGAGATGG GCCTCGCCTTCGCACCCCTCTCATCCCACACGCCCCTCCCGGGGGGACCGCCCACGCTCTGCGTCCCAGGGTGCAGCCTGGCAGCCCGTGCCTGGACCGCGGGAAAGTGTGGAG GAGCTCGAGATGGGGTGAGAGGCCTTAGCAGACGCCAGTATCTCCCCGCTGGGGCCTCGAGGGCTGCGCAGCCATCACCGACGCTGCCGCTGTTGCCTCCGCTGCTGAGACCAGGCTGGAGATGG ATGGGGGAATGGAGGCTCTGTCTTGTTAAGGACCACCCATCCTTTGCCTCTCGGCTTCAGCATCCGTTCATTGTTCAGAGAGGCTCCTTGCTGTGGGCTGGGCAGAGCAccacttctctttcttcagtgTGTTTGCTGTGGCGTGTTCCACTAGGCCGTGAGTTCCCTATCCTATAG
- the LOC123383644 gene encoding translation initiation factor IF-2-like isoform X5: protein MPGRLLGSHSHAQAQLGTVNGREGAPVGGGAGSGAGEPGGSQHLCSPRSGLPLAPLSPHTPLPGGPFRAPRPRVQPGGRACTVGRGGGGAGTRGYGPGAGPRCPRCRAHASASARARDGVRGCSRRQHLPAGASRTGQPSPPSPPPLLPALLRPGWRWSLKWGERLQQTPASARRGLKGRAAIAAAAAAAVACATENRLEMGLAFAPLSSHTPLPGGPPTLCVPGCSLAARAWTAGKCGGGGLRGGCGPSTGSGCPRCPVLAPDSAGARDGVRGLSRRQYLPAGASRAAQPSPTLPLLPPLLRPGWRWIWNLPRIRVINPAWS from the exons ATGCCAGGGAGACTATTGGGCTCCCACTCCCACGCCCAGGCCCAGCTGGGCACTGTGAACGGACGGGAGGGGGctccggtggggggtggggcggggtccGGAGCCGGGGAGCCTGGCGGGAGCCAGCACCTATGCTCGCCGCGTTCCGGCCTGCCTTTGGCACCCCTCTCACCCCACACGCCCCTCCCGGGGGGCCCTTTCCGCGCGCCGCGTCCCAGGGTGCAGCCTGGCGGCCGTGCCTGCACCGTgggaaggggtggaggtggggccgGGACGCGGGGCTATGGGCCGGGCGCGGGGCCGCGTTGCCCGCGATGCCGGGCGCATGCCTCAGCCTCTGCCCGAGCCCGAGATGGGGTCAGAGGCTGCAGCAGACGCCAGCATCTCCCCGCCGGGGCCTCGAGGACCGGGCAGCCATCGCCGCCATCGCCGCCGCCGCTGTTGCCTGCGCTGCTGAGACCAGGCTGGAGATGG agcctgaaatggggtgAGAGGCTGCAGCAGACGCCAGCATCTGCCCGCCGGGGCCTCAAGGGCCGCGCAGCcatcgccgccgccgccgccgctgctgttGCCTGCGCTACTGAGAACAGGCTGGAGATGG GCCTCGCCTTCGCACCCCTCTCATCCCACACGCCCCTCCCGGGGGGACCGCCCACGCTCTGCGTCCCAGGGTGCAGCCTGGCAGCCCGTGCCTGGACCGCGGGAAAGTGTGGAGGTGGGGGCCTGAGAGGGGGATGTGGGCCGAGCACTGGGTCCGGATGCCCTCGATGCCCTGTGCTCGCCCCAGACTCTGCAGGAGCTCGAGATGGGGTGAGAGGCCTTAGCAGACGCCAGTATCTCCCCGCTGGGGCCTCGAGGGCTGCGCAGCCATCACCGACGCTGCCGCTGTTGCCTCCGCTGCTGAGACCAGGCTGGAGATGG
- the LOC123383644 gene encoding protein FAM117B-like isoform X8 gives MPGRLLGSHSHAQAQLGTVNGREGAPVGGGAGSGAGEPGGSQHLCSPRSGLPLAPLSPHTPLPGGPFRAPRPRVQPGGRACTVGRGGGGAGTRGYGPGAGPRCPRCRAHASASARARDGVRGCSRRQHLPAGASRTGQPSPPSPPPLLPALLRPGWRWSLKWGERLQQTPASARRGLKGRAAIAAAAAAAVACATENRLEMGLAFAPLSSHTPLPGGPPTLCVPGCSLAARAWTAGKCGGARDGVRGLSRRQYLPAGASRAAQPSPTLPLLPPLLRPGWRWVS, from the exons ATGCCAGGGAGACTATTGGGCTCCCACTCCCACGCCCAGGCCCAGCTGGGCACTGTGAACGGACGGGAGGGGGctccggtggggggtggggcggggtccGGAGCCGGGGAGCCTGGCGGGAGCCAGCACCTATGCTCGCCGCGTTCCGGCCTGCCTTTGGCACCCCTCTCACCCCACACGCCCCTCCCGGGGGGCCCTTTCCGCGCGCCGCGTCCCAGGGTGCAGCCTGGCGGCCGTGCCTGCACCGTgggaaggggtggaggtggggccgGGACGCGGGGCTATGGGCCGGGCGCGGGGCCGCGTTGCCCGCGATGCCGGGCGCATGCCTCAGCCTCTGCCCGAGCCCGAGATGGGGTCAGAGGCTGCAGCAGACGCCAGCATCTCCCCGCCGGGGCCTCGAGGACCGGGCAGCCATCGCCGCCATCGCCGCCGCCGCTGTTGCCTGCGCTGCTGAGACCAGGCTGGAGATGG agcctgaaatggggtgAGAGGCTGCAGCAGACGCCAGCATCTGCCCGCCGGGGCCTCAAGGGCCGCGCAGCcatcgccgccgccgccgccgctgctgttGCCTGCGCTACTGAGAACAGGCTGGAGATGG GCCTCGCCTTCGCACCCCTCTCATCCCACACGCCCCTCCCGGGGGGACCGCCCACGCTCTGCGTCCCAGGGTGCAGCCTGGCAGCCCGTGCCTGGACCGCGGGAAAGTGTGGAG GAGCTCGAGATGGGGTGAGAGGCCTTAGCAGACGCCAGTATCTCCCCGCTGGGGCCTCGAGGGCTGCGCAGCCATCACCGACGCTGCCGCTGTTGCCTCCGCTGCTGAGACCAGGCTGGAGATGGGTGAGTTGA